One window from the genome of Leptidea sinapis chromosome 24, ilLepSina1.1, whole genome shotgun sequence encodes:
- the LOC126971853 gene encoding ZZ-type zinc finger-containing protein 3: MEAYDEEIVDTDGEFAFETDHLALRGNKDYCKLLKHIVKLEAQKQQVLKDIEELCEAKNKALDDPLSFCEALKLDSLKFPPHQEISEMPDIDWSKYGIDISLDNNSQKGKDFPDPEVLVRGRIFTDDKPETFNQLWSCEEQKRLEELLEIYPEEIVESRRYKKIAKALGTRTTQQVMSRIQKYYMKLAKAGLPIPGRAPRGITKNKNKKIFYKKTTFFPRLHVPVKMENPDDSCGESQDIPYETPSGNKNMLELLKAAKAQRLLDESVPVYQTRTTCVGCQKTGFLGARWTDNAGTDYCTDCLVRLLPTEKLIPLRESS; encoded by the coding sequence ATGGAAGCCTATGATGAAGAAATTGTTGATACCGATGGAGAGTTTGCCTTTGAAACTGACCATTTAGCCCTTAGAGGAAACAAAGATTACTGTAAATTATTGAAGCACATTGTTAAATTAGAGGCGCAGAAGCAACAAGTACTAAAAGATATTGAGGAGCTATGTGAAGCTAAAAATAAGGCATTAGATGACCCTTTATCTTTTTGCGAAGCATTGAAATTGGACTCTCTCAAATTTCCACCTCATCAAGAAATATCTGAAATGCCAGATATAGATTGGAGCAAATATGGAATTGATATTTCATTAGATAATAATAGCCAAAAAGGTAAAGATTTTCCCGACCCGGAAGTATTGGTTCGGGGCAGAATATTCACTGATGATAAACCAGAGACATTTAATCAGTTATGGTCCTGTGAGGAACAGAAAAGATTGGAAGAATTGCTGGAAATATATCCAGAAGAAATAGTAGAATCTAGAAGGTATAAGAAAATAGCTAAAGCTCTGGGCACCAGAACCACCCAACAAGTCATGAGCAGGATTCAGAAGTACTACATGAAGTTAGCTAAAGCAGGCCTACCAATACCAGGTCGAGCACCAAGAGGCAtaacaaagaataaaaataagaaaatattttacaagaaGACAACATTCTTTCCCCGACTTCATGTTCCAGTAAAAATGGAAAATCCTGATGATAGCTGTGGCGAATCTCAGGACATACCCTATGAGACACCAtccggaaataaaaatatgttggaACTGTTGAAAGCTGCTAAGGCTCAGAGACTACTTGATGAAAGTGTACCTGTTTATCAAACTAGAACCACCTGTGTTGGTTGTCAAAAGACTGGATTCCTTGGTGCTCGGTGGACAGATAATGCGGGAACAGACTATTGTACTGATTGTTTGGTAAGACTGCTGCCAACCGAGAAATTAATACCATTAAGAGAGTCCTCTTAA